The DNA region GCACGATGCAAGCCGCATCGTGCCTGGGCGGGACATCCGGTTGAAGACTTTCCTTCCTAGGCCGTCCGACGCGTCCTCGCGGCGGCCAAGCCGACCAGCGCCAGGCCGCCCAGCAGCAGCGACGACGGCTCGGGCACCACCTCGAACGACACCCGCAGCACGGGCGTGTCAGCCGCCAGCAGGCTGCTGTCGAACGTGTAGCCGGCCGCTGTCACCAGCCCGTTAAACGCTTGGAGGTTCGAGAAGTTGAATGTGACCGGGTTGTTCTCGTTGACCCGGTTGTCGTTCACTCCGCCCGGCAAGAACGCGGCGTTGGCTGGGTCTTGCGTCTCGGAGCCCGCGTCCCAAATCAGCGAAGCGCTCTCCACGATCGTGGGCAAGATCAGGTTCCCCGAGCCATCGAACACCTGGTAACGGGTCGGGCTGGCGTTGCCCAGGAAGTGGTCGTTGCTGGGGACCACCATCGTGCCGAACGTGAAGAATTGGTTCGTCGGGTCGACCTCGAACACCGCCGAATTGATCTCTCCTGGGGTGATAGGAGGGAAGGCGGCGTCGAACACGCTGCCGAGGTTGGCGTTGGGCTCGGCGGCCTGAAAGGCGGGGAACCACGTTGAGCCCGACCCCCCCTCCGCGATGGTCACAATCGGCGCCTGGGAGATGTCTGGCTGACCCAGCAAGAACGCGGGGGCGTTGTTGTCGAACGAGTCGAACGTGCCGTTGCTGAATCCGAACCGCAGCGGCGCCAGCGACACGCTGTTGGCCGGCGCCAAGTTCTCAACGGTGACCCGTATCTGCACGGCCGACACGACCGAGGGGATCATCAACAGACCGCACGTCACTGCCGCCTGGCGGCCGAGTCGATTGAAGTTCATCATTGTCTCTACGCTCCGAGTT from Pirellulimonas nuda includes:
- a CDS encoding spondin domain-containing protein, which encodes MMNFNRLGRQAAVTCGLLMIPSVVSAVQIRVTVENLAPANSVSLAPLRFGFSNGTFDSFDNNAPAFLLGQPDISQAPIVTIAEGGSGSTWFPAFQAAEPNANLGSVFDAAFPPITPGEINSAVFEVDPTNQFFTFGTMVVPSNDHFLGNASPTRYQVFDGSGNLILPTIVESASLIWDAGSETQDPANAAFLPGGVNDNRVNENNPVTFNFSNLQAFNGLVTAAGYTFDSSLLAADTPVLRVSFEVVPEPSSLLLGGLALVGLAAARTRRTA